A genomic window from Silene latifolia isolate original U9 population chromosome Y, ASM4854445v1, whole genome shotgun sequence includes:
- the LOC141628376 gene encoding uncharacterized protein LOC141628376, translating to MTLNSKSKRTRDGVITSFFSKKVSKSNEESTISSGQSSSPRNANTQEGETHERGNSNPTSQPSIVLRLSETEIASLPHDPGLRKRISDYHPNDKEIVQREYIRRGPCQPKDYDFPQKLMGKAQRKFKAEWFNNFESWLEYSQTKDAAFCFVCYLFKKHNAVGGDAFVSDGFKTWSRTDAFNNHVCNHKSAHNNAMRDLDNFKKQKYSIVSRFENHSTATKSAYLTRLEASIKTTRFLLLQGLSFRGHNEKETSLNRGNFIELLKFLAQHDQNIAKVVLENAPKNCIFASSKIQKQIVNACAMETTMKIVKELDGDFFGILADESADIADKEQMALCLRFVDKKGQVKERFFGIVHVGDTTSLTLKEAIYELLKKYSLTFSKVRGQGYDGASNMKGSTNGLKTLILNESPSAYYVHCFAHQLQLILVAVAKKNYDCSWLFETLANLLNLVGSSPKRKEILKERQAERVLKEIEVGEIESGSGLNQELGLSRPGDTRWHSHFKTILRVLTMYSSILDAIDTIGEISSGADTVKAESISYALRTFDFVFVAQLMVTIFGVTNELNIALQKKRARYCECCKACGCDKSSLQRIRDNGWDAHLEKVSTFCFKNGIDIPNMDDLYVIPGRHRRGRREVTNLQHFRREVFLSVIDQILSEFNDRFNEKSKELLVCMSCFNPQNRFASFDTKKLLELAEFYPCEFSRKNLLYFEYQLDTFKYDVQNDDRFWNLKTLNELSMKLVETMKHLTHSKVYMLLKLVLVLPVATATVERAFSAMSFIKNRLRNSMGDQYLNDCLVTFLERDVFMNVTDDEIVKQFLDMRTRRIV from the coding sequence ATGACTCTAAATTCTAAATCCAAAAGAACAAGAGATGGAGTAATTACAAGTTTTTTCTCGAAAAAGGTTTCCAAATCAAACGAAGAATCAACTATATCGAGTGGCCAGAGTTCTTCGCCACGTAATGCTAATACTCAAGAAGGTGAAACTCATGAGAGAGGTAATTCAAACCCTACATCACAACCTTCTATTGTACTAAGATTAAGTGAAACTGAGATTGCATCGCTTCCACATGATCCGGGATTGAGGAAAAGAATATCAGATTATCATCCTAATgataaggaaatagtccaaaGAGAATATATTCGTAGAGGTCCTTGTCAACCTAAAGATTATGATTTTCCTCAAAAACTTATGGGCAAGGCACAACGAAAGTTTAAGGCTGAGTGGTTTAATAATTTTGAGTCTTGGCTCGAATATAGTCAAACGAAAGATGCtgccttttgttttgtttgttatcttTTCAAAAAACATAATGCCGTAGGAGGTGATGCCTTTGTTAGTGATGGATTTAAAACTTGGAGTAGAACTGATGCCTTTAATAACCATGTTTGTAATCACAAGAGCGCTCACAATAATGCTATGAGAGATCTTGATAATTTCAAGAAGCAAAAATATTCCATAGTATCAAGGTTTGAAAATCATTCTACCGCAACTAAAAGTGCATACCTTACTCGTTTAGAAGCTTCTATTAAAACTACAAGGTTTCTTTTACTACAAGGATTGTCATTTCGTGGTCATAATGAAAAAGAGACTTCATTGAATAGGGGCAACTTTATTGAGCTTTTGAAATTTCTTGCACAACATGATCAAAATATAGCAAAAGTTGTCTTAGAAAATGCTCCTAAAAATTGCATATTTGCATCttctaaaattcaaaaacaaattGTTAATGCTTGTGCAATGGAGACAACTATGAAGATCGTGAAAGAACTTGATGGTGATTTTTTTGGTATTCTCGCTGATGAGTCGGCTGATATAGCTGATAAAGAACAAATGGCTCTTTGTTTAAGATTCGTTGATAAAAAAGGACAGGTGAAAGAGAGGTTTTTTGGTATTGTGCACGTAGGTGACACTACGTCCTTAACATTGAAAGAAGCTATTTATGAGTTACTTAAGAAATATTCTCTAACTTTTTCGAAAGTTCGGGGTCAAGGTTATGATGGTGCTAGTAATATGAAAGGTTCAACTAATGGGCTCAAAACTTTAATTTTGAATGAATCTCCAAGTGCGTACTATGTTCATTGTTTTGCTCATCAACTCCAATTAATACTTGTTGCTGTTGCTAAAAAGAATTATGATTGTAGTTGGTTGTTTGAAACACTTGCaaatttgttgaatttggttggaAGTTCACCCAAGCGAAAAGAAATTCTTAAAGAAAGACAAGCTGAACGGGTGTTGAAAGAAATTGAGGTAGGAGAAATTGAATCAGGAAGTGGTTTAAATCAAGAGTTGGGATTGAGCAGACCAGGTGATACTCGATGGCATTCTCATTTTAAAACAATCTTGCGTGTGCTTACTATGTACTCTTCCATCCTTGATGCAATTGATACAATTGGAGAGATTTCAAGTGGGGCTGACACTGTAAAGGCAGAGTCCATTTCTTATGCTTTGAGgacgtttgattttgtatttgttgcTCAATTAATGGTGACTATTTTTGgggtaacaaatgaattaaacATTGCATTGCAAAAAAAAAGAGCAAGATATTGTGAATGCTGTAAAGCTTGTGGATGTGACAAAAGCTCTTTGCAAAGGATAAGAGATAATGGATGGGATGCTCACTTGGAAAAGGTTAGTACATTTTGCTTTAAGAATGGCATTGATATTCCTAATATGGATGATTTGTATGTTATTCCAGGAAGACATAGACGTGGTCGAAGAGAAGTAACTAATCTTCAACATTTTCGACGTGAGGTTTTCTTAAGCGTTATTGATCAAATTTTGTCGGAGTTTAACGATCGATTTAACGAGAAAAGTAAAGAACTGCTGGTATGTATGTCTTGCTTTAATCCTCAAAATCGATTTGCTTCTTTTGATACGAAGAAGCTCCTTGAACTTGCCGAGTTCTACCCTTGTGAATTTTCTCGTAAAAATTTGTTGTATTTTGAATATCAACTTGATACCTTCAAGTATGATGTTCAAAATGACGATAGATTTTGGAATCTCAAAACTCTTAATGAACTCTCCATGAAACTTGTTGAAACAATGAAGCATCTGACTCATTCAAAGGTTTACATGCTTTTAAAGCTTGTGTTGGTTCTTCCGGTGGCAACCGCGACTGTGGAAAGGGCATTTTCAGCTATGTCATTTATCAAAAATAGATTGCGTAATAGCATGGGCGATCAATACCTAAATGATTGTTTGGTTACTTTTCTAGAACGTGATGTATTTATGAATGTGACAGATGATGAAATTGTAAAGCAATTTTTAGATATGCGAACTCGTCGAATAGTGTAG